A stretch of Melospiza melodia melodia isolate bMelMel2 chromosome 24, bMelMel2.pri, whole genome shotgun sequence DNA encodes these proteins:
- the GRIN2C gene encoding glutamate receptor ionotropic, NMDA 2C, which yields MGRAPAHALLLSMVLGCSAAFTDILLPGPQEPVVNVAVVFGGTSYPLHIRSRLSPQSFLDMPLEIHPVTVVVNNTNPSTLLTQICDILAGHKIHGIVFEDNVGTEAVAQILDFISSQTQVPIISISGGSAVVLTPKEPGSAFLQLGVSIEQQIQVIFKVLEEYDWGSFAVITSLYPGYNIFLDVIRSFTDASYFGWELQEVLTFEMSQEQSSSRTQRLLRQIDAQVLIVYCSREEAEYLFSMAEQAGLVGPGYIWIVPSMTVGNMEVPPSSFPVGLISVVTESWKLSLRQKVRDGVAIIAMGAASFFRAHGYLPEVGRDCWAPSRATATNTSFYRHLLNVTWEHRDFSFNEGGYLVKPTMVVITLNQHRLWEMVGKWEKGIIHMKYPVWPRYGSFMQPVVDNRHLTVATLEERPFVIVENTDPSTGVCVRNTVPCRKQTNSSHSGDGLVDPYTKLCCKGFCIDILKKLAKAVKFSYDLYLVTNGKHGKIVRGVWNGMIGEVYYKRADMAIGSLTINEERSEIVDFSVPFVETGISVMVARSNGTVSPSAFLEPYSPAVWVMMFVMCLTVVAITVFVFEYFSPVGYNQNLTSGKRPGGPSFTIGKSVWLLWALVFNNSVPIENPKGTTSKIMVLIWAFFAVIFLASYTANLAAFMIQEQYIDTVSGLSDRKFQRPQEQYPPFRFGTVPNGSTERNIRSNYPDMHTHMVKYNQRSVEDALTSLKMGKLDAFIYDAAVLNYMAGKDEGCKLVTIGSGKVFATTGYGIALQKDSRWKRAIDLALLQFLGDGETQKLETVWLSGICQNEKNEVMSSKLDIDNMAGVFYMLLVAMGLSLLVFAWEHLVYWKLRHSVPKSHKLDFLLAISRGIYSCFNGVQTLSSPGRAPTPDVTASSAQANVLKMLQAAKEMVTTASVGGSLEQATRTIEDWSNHSERLQTTFSLRTPQLVVQNSTGAHRGPHPADRLGRAYAAKGAPLGLPLPQPIPVDSRLHGEENWRGENEHPHLLHPLKFRGGCVGDEALTGFPHLLVKTSPGGDYGEQMLVGNHVGAPLPPPTSPQDLPPPDIYREHKRPSGRGDRLQNDPLLQRDGAHGGSGTLPRLLSAAEKKREVGSAFLPPSCSRGAFPKVTRTCRARGEPARPEAAGTEREKLSRWASSARAPGERGERRRPAGLRRCGAPRPARADVPDLFPEAEPGHGCGSRCPQAAGRLPPRSPVTRLPSYREACRQNPRAAFTVPACAPHACVNSYPNLPLYARHLWRGSAPCREQPGPQRCDRGSGRWDGACRDCGRRGEPAWLRAERREPPVARGVASPCAGGSWRRVSSLESEV from the exons ATGGGCAGAGCGCCGGCGCACGCTCTGCTGCTGTcgatggtgctgggctgctcgGCCGCCTTCACGGACATCCTGCTGCCGGGCCCCCAGGAGCCCGTGGTCAACGTGGCCGTGGTGTTCGGGGGCACGTCCTACCCCCTGCACATCCGCTCCCGCCTGAGCCCCCAGAGCTTCCTGGACATGCCCCTGGAGATCCACCCCGTCACTGTCGTCGTCAACAACACCAACCCCAGCACCCTCCTCACCCAGATTTGCGACATCCTTGCCGGCCACAAGATCCACGGCATCGTCTTTGAAGACAACGTGGGCACGGAGGCCGTGGCCCAGATCCTTGACTTCATCTCATCCCAGACCCAGGTCCCCATCATCAGCATCAGTGGAGGGTCTGCAGTGGTCCTGACTCCAAAG GAGCCCGGATCAGCTTTCCTGCAGTTGGGTGTCTCCATCGAGCAGCAAATCCAGGTGATCTTCAAGGTGCTGGAGGAATACGACTGGGGCTCCTTTGCTGTCATCACCAGCCTCTACCCAGGCTACAACATCTTCCTGGACGTCATCCGCTCCTTCACGGATGCCAGCTACTTTGGCTGGGAGCTGCAAGAGGTGCTCACCTTCGAGAtgagccaggagcagagcagctccaggacgCAGCGGCTCTTGCGCCAGATTGATGCGCAGGTCCTCATTGTTTACTGCTCCCGAGAGGAGGCCGAGTATCTCTTCTCCATGGCAGAACAAGCTGGGCTTGTGGGGCCAGGATACATCTGGATCGTGCCCAGCATGACAGTGGGCAACATGGAGGTGCCGCCCTCGTCCTTCCCGGTGGGCCTCATCAGCGTGGTGACGGAGAGCTGGAAGCTGAGCCTGCGGCAGAAGGTGCGCGACGGCGTGGCCATCATCGCCATGGGGGCCGCCAGCTTCTTCCGCGCCCACGGCTACCTGCCCGAGGTGGGGCGGGACTGCTGGGCCCCCTCCAGGGCCACGGCCACCAACACCAGCTTCTACCG gcACCTTCTCAATGTGACATGGGAGCACAGGGATTTCTCCTTCAATGAAGGTGGCTACCTGGTCAAGCCCACCATGGTGGTGATCACGCTCAACCAGCACCGGCTCTGGGAGATG GTGGGCAAGTGGGAGAAAGGCATCATCCACATGAAGTACCCGGTGTGGCCCCGCTACGGCTCCTTCATGCAGCCCGTGGTCGACAACCGCCACCTGACAGTGGCCACCCTGGAGGAGAGACCCTTCGTCATCGTGGAGAACACGGACCCCAGCACGGGGGTCTGCGTGCGCAACACCGTGCCCTGCCGCAAGCAGACCAACTCCTCCCACAG TGGGGATGGCCTTGTGGATCCCTACACCAAGCTGTGCTGCAAAGGTTTCTGCATTGACATCCTGAAGAAGCTGGCCAAGGCAGTGAAGTTCTCCTATGACCTCTACCTGGTGACCAATGGCAAACATGGCAAGATCGTGCGTGGGGTCTGGAACGGAATGATTGGTGAG GTGTACTACAAGCGTGCAGACATGGCCATTGGCTCCCTCACCATCAATGAGGAGCGGTCTGAGATTGTGGATTTCTCCGTGCCCTTTGTGGAGACGGGCATCAGCGTCATGGTGGCCCGCAGCAACGGCACCGTGTCCCCCTCTGCTTTCCTGG AGCCTTATAGCCCAGCCGTGTGGGTCATGATGTTTGTCATGTGCCTCACTGTGGTGGCCATCACCGTCTTCGTGTTCGAGTATTTCAGCCCCGTTGGCTACAACCAGAACCTCACCAGTGGCAAAA ggccaggaggtcCCTCCTTCACCATCGGCAAGTCCGTGTGGTTGCTGTGGGCTCTGGTCTTCAACAACTCCGTCCCCATCGAGAACCCCAAGGGCACCACCAGCAAGATCATGGTGCTCATCTGGGCCTTCTTTGCTGTCATCTTCCTCGCCAGCTACACGGCCAACCTGGCTGCCTTCATGATCCAGGAGCAGTACATTGACACCGTGTCAGGGCTGAGTGACAGGAAG ttccagaGGCCACAGGAGCAGTACCCACCCTTCCGCTTTGGCACCGTCCCCAACGGCAGCACCGAGAGGAACATCCGCAGCAACTACCCCGACATGCACACCCACATGGTGAAGTACAACCAGCGCTCTGTGGAGGACGCCCTCACCAGCCTCAAAATGGG GAAGCTGGATGCCTTCATCTACGACGCGGCGGTGCTCAACTACATGGCGGGCAAGGACGAGGGCTGCAAGCTGGTGACCATCGGCAGCGGGAAGGTGTTCGCCACCACGGGCTACGGCATCGCCCTGCAGAAGGACTCGCGCTGGAAGCGGGCCATTGACCTGGCCCTGCTCCAGTTCCTGGGAGATG GTGAGACCCAGAAGCTGGAGACGGTTTGGCTGTCAGGGATCTGCCAGAATGAGAAGAATGAGGTGATGAGCAGCAAGCTGGACATTGACAACATGGCTGGGGTTTTCTACATGCTGCTCGTGGCCATGGGGCTGAGCCTGCTGGTCTTCGCTTGGGAGCACCTGGTCTACTGGAAGCTGCGTCATTCCGTCCCCAAGTCCCACAAGCTGGACTTCCTCCTGGCCATCAGCAGG GGTATCTACAGCTGCTTCAATGGGGTGCAGACCCTGTCGAGCCCCGGGCGGGCGCCCACACCCGATGTCACTGCCAGCTCAGCCCAGGCCAACGTGCTGAAAATGCTGCAGGCGGCCAAAGAGATGGTGACGACGGCCAGCGTGGGCGGCTCACTGGAGCAGGCCACCCGCACCATTGAGGACTGGAGCAACCACAGCGAGCGCCTCCAGACCACCTTCTCCCTGAGGACACCCCAGCTCGTGGTGCAGAACAGCACCGGCGCACACCGGGGCCCGCACCCCGCCGACAGGCTGGGGAGAGCCTACGCTGCCAAGGGCGCTCCCCTGGGGCTGCCGCTGCCGCAGCCCATCCCCGTGGACTCCCGTCTGCACGGGGAGGAGAACTGGAGAGGGGAAAACGAGCACCCCCACCTGCTACACCCCCTGAAGTTTCGGGGTGGCTGTGTAGGGGATGAAGCTCTCACAGGTTTCCCCCACCTCCTGGTGAAGACTTCCCCAGGAGGGGATTATGGGGAGCAGATGCTGGTGGGGAACCATGTCGGGGCTCCCCTCCCGCCCCCCACATCCCCCCAGGACCTCCCGCCACCGGACATCTACAGGGAGCACAAGCGGCCGTCGGGACGGGGGGACCGGCTGCAGAACGACCCCTTGCTGCAGAGGGACGGGGCACACGGGGGCTCGGGGACTCTGCCCCGGCTGCTCTCGGCAGCGGAGAAGAAGCGGGAGGTGGGCAGCGCCTTCCTGCCTCCGTCCTGCTCTCGCGGAGCCTTCCCCAAAGTCACCAGGACTTGCAGAGCCAGGGGCGAGCCGGCGCGGCCGGAGGCGGCGGGGACGGAGCGGGAGAAGCTGAGCCGGTGGGCGAGCTCGGCCCGGGCGCCCGGGGAGCGCGGCGAGaggcggcggccggcggggctgcggcgctgcgGGGCCCCGCGCCCGGCCCGCGCCGACGTGCCCGACCTGTTCCCCGAAGCCGAGCCCGGCCACGGCTGCGGCTCCCGCTGCCCGCAGGCCGCTGGCCGGCTGCCGCCGCGCTCGCCCGTCACCAGGCTGCCGTCCTACCGGGAGGCTTGCCGGCAAAACCCTCGGGCCGCCTTCACCGTGCCGGCCTGCGCTCCCCACGCCTGCGTGAACTCCTACCCCAACCTGCCCCTCTACGCCAGACACCTCTGGCGGGGCTCGGCGCCGTGCCGGGAGCAGCCCGGGCCGCAGCGCTGTGACCGGGGCTCCGGGCGCTGGGACGGCGCCTGCAGGGACTGCGGGCGGCGCGGGGAGCCGGCCTGGCTGCGGGCGGAGCGGAGGGAGCCGCCGGTGGCCCGCGGGGTGGCGAGTCCCTGCGCCGGCGGCTCCTGGCGGCGGGTCTCCAGCCTGGAGTCGGAGGTGTGA